From Spirosoma agri, one genomic window encodes:
- a CDS encoding nuclear transport factor 2 family protein, with product MNQADKNKQSAIAFYDLMFNQCQPAEAIARYVGDEYIQHNPMVTDGKAGFIAYFDRMNAEYPGKRMEVKRAIAENDLVVLHCFQQWPTADGTGVEDWAGMDIFRFDSEGKIVEHWDVLQVVPDTAANPNTMF from the coding sequence ATGAATCAAGCGGATAAAAATAAACAGAGCGCCATTGCCTTCTACGATCTTATGTTTAATCAGTGCCAGCCTGCCGAGGCTATTGCGCGCTATGTAGGCGATGAATACATCCAGCATAATCCAATGGTTACGGATGGTAAAGCGGGATTTATTGCTTATTTCGACCGGATGAACGCTGAGTATCCGGGTAAGCGAATGGAAGTCAAACGAGCCATTGCCGAGAATGATCTGGTCGTACTTCACTGTTTTCAACAGTGGCCCACGGCGGATGGTACTGGCGTTGAAGACTGGGCTGGGATGGATATTTTTCGTTTTGACAGCGAGGGGAAAATCGTTGAGCATTGGGACGTTCTACAAGTCGTGCCCGATACAGCCGCCAATCCAAACACGATGTTTTAG
- a CDS encoding ferritin-like domain-containing protein, with protein MNLFKLISEIEQIDPEANERYSFYSRRNLIKYGTNLAAAAIPTLMATTFNQAFAQTTTAPSQAAIDVANFALTLEYLEDEFYKNGLAASGLIPTTDRTVISQISKHETAHVNLLKTALGAGAVAKPTFKFPTGTFTTYTTFLATARAFEDTGVQAYKGQAGTLINDKDILQIALQIHSVEARHASEIRRMQGLKGWVSDTSQTSFTQAGINLKTLTGKSDDAIREAFDEPLTKDAVLAIVKPFLA; from the coding sequence ATGAATTTATTTAAGCTAATCTCTGAAATTGAGCAAATTGATCCGGAAGCAAACGAGCGGTACAGCTTTTACTCGCGTCGGAATCTGATCAAATACGGCACTAATCTAGCAGCAGCGGCCATTCCAACGCTGATGGCAACCACATTTAACCAGGCATTTGCCCAGACGACCACGGCACCCTCGCAGGCAGCTATCGACGTCGCTAATTTTGCCCTGACACTCGAATACCTCGAAGACGAATTTTATAAGAACGGACTCGCAGCCTCCGGTCTTATTCCGACTACCGACAGAACGGTGATCAGTCAGATCAGCAAACACGAAACGGCGCACGTTAACCTGCTGAAAACGGCACTCGGTGCCGGGGCCGTAGCAAAGCCAACGTTCAAGTTCCCGACGGGCACGTTCACGACCTACACGACGTTTCTTGCCACCGCACGTGCCTTCGAAGACACAGGCGTTCAGGCGTATAAAGGACAGGCTGGTACGCTGATCAACGATAAAGATATTCTTCAGATAGCCCTTCAGATCCATTCAGTCGAAGCCCGGCACGCGTCGGAAATTCGCCGGATGCAGGGATTGAAAGGCTGGGTTTCTGATACCTCGCAAACTTCGTTTACGCAGGCCGGGATTAACTTGAAAACCCTGACCGGCAAATCGGATGACGCTATCCGTGAAGCGTTCGACGAGCCGCTGACGAAAGATGCGGTACTAGCCATCGTGAAGCCGTTTTTGGCTTAA
- a CDS encoding DUF4126 family protein: protein MIRTYLTAFQIGIVAGMRAMSAPAFVSHKLAHMGGQLPPKSSFHLLASPKTATVLNVLAAGELIGDKRPSAPDRTTPFALTGRVMSGAVSGAALSEIDGQTAGYGAVAGGLGALVGSFAFFHLRHWLTHEQNLPDPLVALAEDAIAIGTGWRLINQQELVDLYGYDS, encoded by the coding sequence ATGATCCGAACGTACCTGACCGCTTTTCAGATCGGCATCGTCGCCGGTATGCGTGCTATGTCGGCCCCTGCATTTGTTAGCCATAAACTGGCGCATATGGGTGGTCAGTTGCCGCCCAAGTCCAGCTTTCACCTATTGGCATCACCGAAAACGGCTACGGTACTCAACGTACTGGCAGCGGGTGAACTCATTGGTGATAAACGGCCCAGTGCGCCGGATCGTACTACGCCATTTGCATTAACCGGTCGGGTTATGTCAGGCGCGGTATCGGGAGCTGCGTTGTCGGAGATCGACGGGCAAACGGCTGGCTACGGGGCGGTTGCCGGTGGACTGGGCGCACTAGTAGGTAGCTTTGCTTTTTTTCATCTTCGCCACTGGCTCACCCACGAACAGAACCTGCCCGATCCACTGGTCGCACTGGCCGAAGATGCCATTGCTATCGGAACGGGCTGGCGATTGATCAATCAGCAGGAGCTGGTGGATTTATACGGCTACGATTCATAA
- a CDS encoding ferritin-like domain-containing protein: MSKEQNDSGLTTLPGQLEPVMVGRRLFLRYAGAAVAGGAVLASCKDEENPTTVPSSVDLGTGDVGILNYAFALEQLEAAFYTQVIATPYTGMTDAEKTLLTDIRDHEIIHREFFKAAIPAANRITDLTPNFTGITFTDRTSVLSTAKAFEDLGVAAYNGAGRLIKDANYLLLAGKIVSVEARHAAAIRDLLNPKSADFAGDDIVSPTTGLDPATKPADVLPTAQKFVQTPLSGANLPTA, from the coding sequence ATGAGCAAAGAACAGAACGATTCGGGCCTGACCACGTTGCCAGGTCAGCTGGAGCCGGTGATGGTAGGGCGTCGATTATTTCTGCGGTACGCAGGAGCAGCGGTAGCCGGAGGAGCAGTCTTAGCTTCTTGTAAAGACGAAGAAAATCCAACCACAGTGCCCTCATCAGTTGACTTAGGTACGGGTGACGTCGGTATTTTGAACTATGCCTTTGCGCTCGAGCAACTGGAAGCCGCTTTCTACACGCAGGTGATCGCTACGCCCTACACCGGCATGACGGACGCGGAAAAGACGCTGCTGACGGATATTCGTGACCACGAAATCATTCACCGCGAGTTTTTCAAAGCGGCTATTCCTGCCGCCAACCGCATCACCGACCTGACCCCCAATTTCACGGGTATCACGTTCACCGATCGGACGAGTGTGTTAAGTACGGCAAAGGCATTCGAAGATCTGGGCGTAGCTGCTTACAACGGGGCTGGCCGACTGATCAAAGATGCTAATTACCTATTGCTGGCTGGAAAAATTGTGTCCGTAGAAGCCCGTCACGCAGCGGCTATTCGGGATTTGCTCAATCCGAAATCAGCCGATTTCGCTGGTGACGACATTGTTTCGCCAACGACCGGCCTCGACCCGGCAACTAAACCGGCGGATGTATTACCGACCGCGCAAAAGTTTGTGCAAACACCCTTGAGCGGTGCTAATCTTCCAACCGCCTAA